The sequence TTGAGCACTCTGTTTCTGTCTTCCTCAGTGAAGTGATTCTGCAGCAGTATTAGTATGATCACATGAGGTCCAGGAGCAGACAGATTCACAATCTCCATCACTGCCTGTGTGATCTGAGAGCTGGACAGATCTGGGATCAGCAGTTGAGGAGAATTGATCACTGTAATCTCTCTAACCTTCAGTTTTCCTCTCTCCATGTGCAGCTCTACATCAGCAGACGGTGCTTCACTCTCAAACGTTGCTCTTCCTAAGATGACGTTTCCCACTGTGCTATTTTCTGATAGATTTTTCCCCAGCAGAACAATCCTCAGATCACTCACTGGAAAACACACAACACTGATTATAGCAGATTTATCACTGATCAGACAATTTACATGAAGCGTCAAATACTACAttgatttaataagttaaattgttctctgatatcgaCATAGTAAGTCAGCGCAggcccaagccttcagggggccctaagcaggattttatttggggCCCCCTTGGGGCAAACAATATGACAAATCATCGTCAATCCTTGATTATTCGCACGCTATGGCGGAGTTAAAAGTTTGAGCACATATTCCTGTATGAAGAGCACTGACTGCGGGCACGCGCGAgcgatatagcgaagtgaaagcgcatctgtgaggaagaaactagtGGAAAATTCGGGGAAGCTGGGTG comes from Danio aesculapii chromosome 23, fDanAes4.1, whole genome shotgun sequence and encodes:
- the LOC130217796 gene encoding GTPase IMAP family member 6 gives rise to the protein MSDLRIVLLGKNLSENSTVGNVILGRATFESEAPSADVELHMERGKLKVREITVINSPQLLIPDLSSSQITQAVMEIVNLSAPGPHVIILILLQNHFTEEDRNRVLNVLNEFSEEAIKHTIVLTKEEEINNDCIHQLIQECGGGHLQFDEQKSGCQSEILNRIEKILKEEEVELLICDVNEETRETTADEEQSRSEGSITLEEDFSVLVLIN